The genomic segment ACAACCAGCCACCCTGTAGGGTGCGAAATGGGCCATCCACCAGCTTCATATCAATGATTGAATTTTCTACCATTTGATTACTGGTAGTGAAGGTTTTACGAATTCCCACCTTGGCAACATCAATGGATGCCGTCATGGTGTTTTCTGTCTGCTCAAGTATGCGGCTGCTCACACAACCCGGTAAAAACTTCGGGTAAGAAAGAACATCGTTAGCCAGTTTATACATTTGCCCGGCGCTATAATTGACCAGTGCCGAACGTTTGATACGCTGCATAACATTTCCTAATCAATGGGTCTGAAAAGCGAGAAAAATTTAAACGGCGCAAATCATATCATCTAACCGGATTGTGACCAAAAACCTTATCACCCGTCTCTTTTTCCTGCAAAAAAGTAAACCACAGGCCATCATCCTGCGAATACCCCGATATAATAGAACCTGATGGAAGAAAATTACCTGAGCAAAGGGCTTAGGGGATATCTTTCAAATCAGCATTAAGTATAATAAAAACATTATGACAAAGAAAAAAGCATACAAACCCGGTTCCGCAACCATTGCGATGAACAAACGAGCACGCCACGAATACTTCATTGAAGAAGAGATCGAGGCGGGTTTAGCCCTGCAAGGCTGGGAAGTAAAATCCATGCGCGCGGGCAAAGCAAATATCAGCGACAGCTATGTGGTATTCCGTGACGGTGAAGCCTATTTGTTTGGCGCCACCATTATTCCACTTAACGTTGCCTCCTCACATATTGTTTGTGACCCAACCCGTACCCGCAAACTTCTGTTAAACAGAAAAGAGCTGGATAAGCTGTTTGGCTTGGCAAATCGCGATGGTTACACCATTGTTGCCCTTTCCATGTACTGGAAAAACGCCTGGAGCAAAATCAAAATCGGCGTGGCAAAAGGTAAGCAACTGCACGATAAACGTACCGATATTAAAGATCGCGAATGGCAGCTAAATAAAGCGCGGATTATGAAAAACGCCAACCGCTAAGGGTTGGCACTTTTCTTTTAATACTGCGTTTGCCAACAGGATAAGCATCGA from the Limnobaculum zhutongyuii genome contains:
- a CDS encoding SRPBCC family protein, coding for MQRIKRSALVNYSAGQMYKLANDVLSYPKFLPGCVSSRILEQTENTMTASIDVAKVGIRKTFTTSNQMVENSIIDMKLVDGPFRTLQGGWLFTPLGDDACRIEFNLEFEFSSKLIEIAFGRIFQDLAQNMVQAFTRRAKEVYGV
- the smpB gene encoding SsrA-binding protein SmpB, with amino-acid sequence MTKKKAYKPGSATIAMNKRARHEYFIEEEIEAGLALQGWEVKSMRAGKANISDSYVVFRDGEAYLFGATIIPLNVASSHIVCDPTRTRKLLLNRKELDKLFGLANRDGYTIVALSMYWKNAWSKIKIGVAKGKQLHDKRTDIKDREWQLNKARIMKNANR